The sequence below is a genomic window from Daphnia pulicaria isolate SC F1-1A chromosome 6, SC_F0-13Bv2, whole genome shotgun sequence.
AAGTTTCCTGATAAGTCTTGCCGCATGCTGGACTACAAAATGGAGCAGTTCCACTCCAGAAGCATCCGGAAGATGGATCTAAAGGATTCGGTGGCGCTACATTGGACACAATCTGTGGGACGACTGCAACTGTAATTTTCGATTGCatttaattaaaacattgTAAATGATAACAATGAAAGAGCAGCGTAAATACAAAATAGAACAAAATTCTCTTTTGTTCGAAATAGCATTATGAAAAGTATAGCCTTACCCTGACGTTTCTCTCTCAAGTAGGCAGTGGGATTATCGCGAGTTTCCACTTctgcaaaataatgaaaacaaaaaaatacatgaaAACATTGAAAACTGAAATGGTAAAACAATTATACCCAAACTGTCGAAATACTGTGCATTGGTGAGCACCATCATAGCCAGCAAGGAAACCACCTTAAAAATGGTTACAGAAAATTAGCTATTTTAAGCaaatttagctttttttttattctttttaaattttcgattcaaatttttaccagAGTAATGGAACAGTTCATGGCTGGAGACATTTGTTGAGATTGGTGTTTAAATGTTTCGGCTTTTTCTTCGACACAACTAGGACAAACTTAGTAAGTTGTCTTAACGCATCAGATTTCGAGAATCCaatgaattcattttcatttggctTCTAAACATCATACGGAAATGTACGGACAAAGCGGGCAACTTAAAATTTTCGTCTGTTGATAAGCGTTTACAAAGAAAATTCGTGGCCAAAACATACTACTACTAATGTGGTTTTCCATCCGTTATGCTACGAAAGCGGTTTCCGGGCTTAAGCAATGATTTTTATCACAGCGTAGGGCAGTGCTTATTCAGTTATTCCTCATCGTTCTAAATAGACCTCCAGATTCGGTATCTTTCAGTTTAAATCTAGGGctttagaatgaaaaaaaaaaaaataataataaaataacctTGTTGCGGTTTAGTTGATCTATGACAAATTTCTATAGACATTCTccgaaaattaattaatttacttTTCATGATCTCAAGACCATAACATTTCAACAATCAACAGAATGAAATGTTTCAATGCCTACACATATTGCTGCATTGCTGTGTTTATATGTTTAGTTAAGAGTAATAACACCATTGTGGCATTGTTTACCGTAATTTCTATTTGGTAGATTACGCTAATCTCAATATCTCATACAAGGAGGATATCCGTTtctgacaagaaaaaaaaaaaattatattgaaaATCATTAAAGTGGTTAACCAACAGTACAGTCCAAGACGATAAGAAATCATGGATGATATCATGATGAGGGTTAATATTAAACAAAACTAAGTAATAACtattgataaaaatattttgaatacgTCTTAGTATTATTAGCATGACATATACTAGTTCAtaagaaaagttaaatattaaaattataaaaaaatgaaacggcAGCAATTTCACTATTTCAAcgtcgtaaaaaaacaaatactgCAGTcgacaaaatacaaaacaatcgTTGCGTTACGGCGTAAGCGTAACCAGGCGTAACCTCCAAGTGCGAGTCGACTGGATTTGGTAGGAAGATGGTTTCAgactaaaaattaattttacagTATTGGCTTGAATTCATTCCCTGTTTGCAGTAAAGAAATTGCTCCATATATATAAGAACGGGAAACCCAGGAACCGAAGGATCAAGCCCAAGATTTTCCCTCCGCTGTGCTGACTCATGGCGCCATTGTTGCTCAATGCTCATCACAAAAAGTGACTCGTACTCTTGGTAAGCCTATTTACCTTTAAATTTGCAGTGATGGTTAACATGTTACATTctcttgttatttatttcttagCCAATGTCAGGCTGACTTTTCAGCAAAGAGCGGCAGAGAAGAGGAATCCAATATCAGCTGTGATGTGTAAGTTGAACAGCATTTCAAGCAATTATTCATTtgtatgcaatttttttatctaatCTAGACTAGACTTATCTGATGCTGTGATTTTGGCAAGGAAAAACTTGTTGAGTGAGGGTTGTAGTTTGGAGGATAGCGAGTTTGGTCGCTTGGTTAATGAGGATGATGCTCTTAGGACCTCGTCTTTTGGTTTCAATCCAAATCAAACTCAACAAGGTACTTTATTGTTATACTTATGCAAATTCTTAATTTGTGCGTAGATTAATATGTTTTATTATGAAGCCTGTATGAAGCCCCACTTTGTGAGATTTAGTTAGTAGTGTTAGTTTACATTATATTGTACAAACAGACATCGGGCATTTGGAGGGAGTAAGAATCGAACCCTGGGTCTTTGTAAGCAACATTTAGTTACTATAACCATTATACCATTTTCGCTCATCGTTTTGAGTTATCTGCGGAAGTTGTTCATATTCTTACGAAGAAACCTGTCTGAGAGAGTAAAGGAATGTTTACTTTGATTAAGGTCCGTAGTAGTAGCTAAGTGGTTCAGTTTAGATTTATTACGCTTGAGTCCCAACTCCCGAGTTCAATTTCTGGCGCATGCTATTGTAGACTACATCAGATATTGGTGTATTGTGACATGTAGTAAGTAGGGAAATATATTAcaaacgagtaacctgagccccgttcaaatccggggaacttttgtctagcgtaaagtcagACTGTTTTGCTATTTAATCATCtacccgtaatagattttatcgtgggaaatctgcccagtacttgaagatttcgtcatcactgcgatgctatagacatctggtggtgatgctggttgttgcgtcatcaaagattgcgtcatcacggcgacgacatctggtgttgggcatgtttgggcatgttccattttgggggaggagcctgtgttgacacattatccgtgacagacacaggctcctcccccaaaagcttgttcttttattatatatggattttaAGCTTATGTTTGCGTGTATGTACAGTATGGGTATTTAAATGCTAGATCTCACTAGAGGGTGTAAGTAAAAGGTGAGTACAAGGAATGTTCCAGTGTTAACATTTTTGAAGCTTTTGATAACTTATTGACCGAGAAGAGAGGTTTCTAACAAGGCTCAACTGTGTGCCCAttatgaaatgaatatggacTGATCAtgtgtttgtgtttgaaaCTTAGACAAGATTGCAgaggaatattttcaaaattgccGACTGTCTTTCTAAAGGTTCGAAATGGAAGATGTATTCATTCACCCAAGCAACGAGTCAAAATACTCTAATGTCAATTGGTATAAAGTGAGAAAAGTTTAAGTAATAACCATTtgtatttggtattcattttgatattggtagACCCATTCCAATCCCAGCAACGTCaaactgcagaaggaaaggcaaaTTTGGATTTCCTTCGCACTCGAAGGTCAcagagatcattacgtaaaacgtgtgatgcagtggtgtagaggttgggtgagaacgggatgtgttaaataaccatttggttttcattttgatattggtttttgtagacccatccccaagAAAGTCTACCTGCAggaggaaaggccagtttgcatttccttcACTTTCGAAGGTCACGTAGATCATTACATAAAACGTGTCAAAAAttgtgtagaggttgggtgagaacggggcgtgtttcataattatcaagcaggtacaattgccgcaaggcttaagaggtggagggatgaaaaaaattgtataaaaCGAGAGGGAAAAGGCGATAGAAAttagtcgagtgagcatctccgacacggcaacaactgttGCAGCGACACTATTTGTTACCAATTTCCTTCTTCATCGTGTTaccagttcgcaatcatgggaaaatattatcttttttttattacttagtGTTGTATTAATGctacttttgactttttgttaATGTCATTAATTACTGAATATTTTTGTATAAATTTACTGATTGTCTTTTTAACTaaggcgtcgtgctgctgttgggtgttgtaccATTCATGGCTGGTTACTGTGCCCCACTGCCCATGGCGATATATCTGGTGCTTTCATAAAGCAACAACGAAGAAATCAGTCAAGTGATCATCTCCGACACGTCATTAACTGCTTTCTTTGTCGTGCTAAGACAATTCGCAATCATaggtaaatattaattttttatttcgagtcaattatttctcgtttttaattgttgaTGTGACCAGATGTAActgcaaattaattttcaaattaattaaattcttAGTTAACTAAGATGTcgtgtcgtgctgctgttgggtgttgtatcttTGTTGGCTGGGGCGACCACTGGTATACCGATGTCTtctgggtatggcggataccaaacctCAACGCTGCCGCCTTACTACGCAACTCCATATGACacgaccagttactacaccgaggcccccaaGTACTAAACCAAGGCTCCAGATTATTATACCACAACTTATGCTGCCCTTAACTGCTACACCGAATCCCCGCAGTATTATTCTACCCCGAGcttcaccaccaaggcaccggagtactacaccaccaaggcaccggagtactacaccaccaaggcaccggagtactacaccaccaaggcaccggagtactacaccaccaaggcaccggagtactacaccaccaaggcaccggagtactacaccaccaaggcaccggagtactacaccaccaaggcaccggagtactacaccaccaaggcaccggagtactacaccaccaaggcaccggagtactacaccaccaaggcaccggagtactacaccaccaaggcaccggagtactacaccaccaaggcaccggagtactacaccaccaaggcaccggagtactacaccaccaaggcaccggagtactacacgactacgtatgTTGCCCCGGCCttttacaccgaggctccagcttattacGCCACTAAAGCGGAaaaatactacaccgaagcgtcCTAGTACTACTCTGCACCGAATTACTACACAGCGGCAgctccttcgtactacgttggaccgaaatactacactgaggctccagtttactacactacAGCCCACGCTGCCCTCAGCTACCATATCAAGTCTCCGCTCCGTCGCTCCCATACCgatgctcccaagtactacacaaccaaggcaccggagtattATATCACTACTTAGTCTGCTCCAACCTACTGCACCAAAGCTGCGATGTCtaccccgagctactacaccattAAGGCACCTGAATGGTACATTACAACCTTCGTTTCTCAAGTTTAATACAGGGAGGCTCTTTAATACTAGAGCTGaaatttctgatttatttatatGTGTTCAGATTTGCCGGTCATATCTTAATAGTTACTAGTTACTGGGAATCATTGTTGAtgttaaatgagaaaataaaatttttaatggtAAATTATTTATGACTTCTCTCAACACCTTCAAGCCTACTACGAAAGAGACGTACTGTTAAATGTTTACTCTAAATTGTTGAAGTTAATAGCTCTATTTAAACTCAGCGTGGCTTAACAAAGTTGCGATAGTCTTTGATTTTTCATCGAAGGTTAGAGTATGTAAGTCACTTGCCTAAATTTAAGTTAAACTTCAGagttgaaattttattgataCAACTGTTAAACATTATTTTGTTACAAGTTATAAGAAACAATCACAAAACTtagaaaaggaattgctttattttcccacctccacccacaattccaccacattttacagtcacatacatacattcatacacatacacttaagttaacccgttggctgccacgccatacaacccgtaggttgttatTTTACttctctacgcgccacgtctgaaggatccatgaccaaggtgggacttgccattgctgacaagtccgggctgacacggtgacaggagaagatggaatgcacaacctctagaatccacatggtgtattagtatggtgggggaacttttgttggaatcggctatctcgaatGAAGCCAGTTTCCGGACAAGAGGCGGAGCTTAGTGAATTCTCAACAGCCAATTGCAGGGCTGGTCACGTATTGTTGGTGCCCTCTATGAACCAAAATACTaatcttttgtaaaataattcgtctgtaaaatagtatatatatttaacattttcaagTGCAGACATATACCGGTTGTCGCAATGGTTAGAGATACGAGCTACGACTCCTGGGTAGCCAGTATCGAGTCCCAATTacctaatttcttttttttttcatatttgttgtctattaattttgaaataatttaagctGGAAAAATAATACTAAATTACTGTTATTGACtaattttttacgattttatagctttataagtacataagcaaagtgcaatcggacttagaaaattttcaaaccgttTATAGCTCATAGTTCACCCAATTGTCCACCAGGAAGCGCTGATCATACGTGACCACTGGCTTcagccgagatagccgattccaacaaaagttcccccaccatactaatacaccatggaatccatcaccgcatcgacaagggggaagtccctatggtgcattgcctaacaggcgccttgcggcgaattttgggctggtgcgactgtccgaccccgcggcatgaaaaccacgagatcgtacagcgcggcccgtgctaaggagctaggggagaacaaaggcgtggcagccaacgggttaactaacactaacacagatgaaataataccaacaatacgatgatccacgttgatgacgagtctcGGTGATGGTCGCGATTGTCCCTTTTCGTTTTCCAGTGATGGTCCCTTTCCATTGCCAGAAGTATTTTGTTGCGCATTCTAAgtcagattttaaaaaattggataGGATTAAAATACAATACACACAACCTAAATGTGAGTAACTTGTAAATGATGAACTTACATCAATTCACTCCAACGAGTTTCGTTCGCACCAGGACCAGGGGCAACATTCCACGGAGACCGGTgacgatttttaaagatgagaaaatccatcttctcgacctctcctctgcattacctgaataggGACAAAAC
It includes:
- the LOC124343816 gene encoding uncharacterized protein LOC124343816 translates to MSPAMNCSITLVVSLLAMMVLTNAQYFDSLEVETRDNPTAYLREKRQVAVVPQIVSNVAPPNPLDPSSGCFWSGTAPFCSPACGKTYQETLTDKRGNGKRCWTGFKKLCCPLPTGTVKIFG